Proteins from a single region of Apium graveolens cultivar Ventura chromosome 7, ASM990537v1, whole genome shotgun sequence:
- the LOC141670908 gene encoding uncharacterized protein LOC141670908, which produces MDTDEDHGEIFLDDSDIIQEFTVDEEDLPDADEDAGSDDEVFDEADDSMHIFTGHTGELYTVACSPTDPTLVATGGGDDTGFIWKIGQGDWAFQLQGHKDSVSSLGFSSDGQLLASGSLDGIIQVWDIATSNLKCSLDGPGGSIEWVRWHPRGHLIMAGSEDSTVWLWNADKNAWLNTFSGHRSSVTCGEFTPDGKIICTGSDDATLRIWNPKDGKNIHVVEGYGYHTDGLTCMAISSDSTLALTGSKDNSVYIVNISTGKVVCSLNAHTDSIECVGFAASSHLEGDSRWAATGSMDHKLIVWDIQHSSPRCTCEHEDGVTCLLWLGASRFIASGCVDGKVRIWDSLSGDCVRTLSGHSDAIQSLAVSADLQFIVSVSIDGTSRAFEISLGV; this is translated from the exons ATGGATACTGATGAAGATCATGGTGAGATTTTTCTTGATGACAGCGATATCATCCAAGAATTCACTGTTGATGAGGAAG ATCTTCCTGATGCCGACGAGGATGCTGGTTCTGATGACGAAGTCTTTG ATGAAGCTGATGATTCGATGCACATATTTACTGGACATACTG GTGAATTGTACACAGTTGCTTGCAGCCCAACGGATCCTACACTAGTGGCTACAGGAGGTGGAGATGACACAGGATTTATTTGGAAGATTGGTCAAGGAGATTGGGCTTTTCAGTTACAAG GTCACAAGGACTCTGTTTCAAGTTTGGGTTTCAGTAGTGACGGACAGCTTCTTGCATCTGGGAGTCTTGATGGGATTATTCAAGTATGGGATATTGCTACCAGTAATCTTAAGTGCTCACTTGATGGTCCTGGAGGTAGCATCGAG TGGGTCAGGTGGCATCCCCGAGGACACTTGATTATGGCCGGTTCAGAGGATTCGACTGTTTGGTTGTGGAATGCCGACAAGAATGCGTGGCTTAATACTTTTTCAGGTCATAGAAGTAGTGTGACCTGTGGGGAATTCACGCCTGATG GCAAAATCATCTGTACTGGTTCTGATGATGCAACTTTAAGGATATGGAACCCGAAAGATGGGAAAAACATTCATGTTGTTGAAG GTTATGGATATCACACTGATGGACTGACATGTATGGCAATCAGCTCTGATTCAACTCTTGCTCTTACTGGCTCTAAAGACAATTCAGTTTACATTGTCAATATATCAACTGGAAAG GTTGTTTGCTCTCTGAATGCTCATACAGATTCTATTGAGTGTGTTGGATTTGCAGCAAg TTCTCATTTGGAAGGCGACTCTCGCTGGGCTGCAACAGGAAGCATGGATCACAAGCTCATTGTTTGGGATATACAGCATTCATCACCAAGATGTACTTGTGAACATGAG GATGGTGTAACATGCTTGTTATGGTTAGGTGCATCCAGGTTCATTGCTAGCGGCTGTGTTGATGGAAAAGTTCGGATATGGGATAGCCTCTCTGGAGATTGTGTTAGAACCTTAAGTGGGCACTCTGACGCCATCCAGTCCCTTGCTGTATCTGCTGATCTGCAGTTCATTGTTTCAGTTTCCATCGACGGAACTAGCAGAGCTTTCGAGATTTCACTAGGTGTATGA
- the LOC141670907 gene encoding increased DNA methylation 1-like produces MVVRSKKTNHLPSSSSGISCTSNDTGNGFVANEKQVNVAPVRPRRGRPPKSRGNENERMKTILSWIINCNIVQEYAEVCYVHNDADQQPLKVGKIMREGILCNCCIKVLTAENFQYHAVGKVNSPYERIIVMDMNQSLLHCMTKAWNHPSEVERHKFNMIVGVGSYSDTYDDACMICADGGELMCCDRQNCNSTHHYRCMDMKDVPASDWFCPYCACKLCGNPPREEELAETCLQCEKKYHRECHPDRELDINRIPIIPFCEQGCKEIYEKLEEMVGASNKLDGGYTWTLLRRMENGDSAAGNGNINIRTECHSKLAIAWSLMKECFEPITDRHTRIDVIQSIVYNIGSNYTRINFRGFYTAVLEKDGEIICAASLRIHGTKLAEMPFIATNPIHRRKGMCRKLMSAIESALCFLKVEHLIIPSVRQKERAWTKGFNFTRLDDEVKKQIMCYNTMMFHDSIRLQKVMLPPDNGQVAREAVINAGNQSRNVGIDLNQQMDLNRDSIDLNQEVIHNME; encoded by the exons ATGGTTGTTAGGTCGAAAAAAACGAACCACCTCCCTTCCAGCAGTTCAGGCATTTCGTGCACTTCTAATGATACAGGTAATGGTTTTGTTGCCAATGAGAAACAAGTGAATGTTGCTCCGGTCAGACCAAGGCGTGGTCGCCCTCCTAAGAGTAGAGGCAATGAAAACGAAAGAATGAAGACAATACTTTCGTGGATTATCAACTGCAACATTGTTCAGGAATATGCAGAAGTTTGTTATGTGCATAATGATGCTGATCAGCAGCCCTTaaaagttggaaaaatcatgagggAAGGCATTTTGTGTAATTGCTGCATCAAGGTTTTGACAGCAGAGAATTTTCAGTATCATGCTGTAGGGAAAGTTAATAGTCCTTATGAACGTATTATTGTTATGGATATGAATCAGTCACTCCTGCACTGCATGACTAAAGCTTGGAATCATCCAAGTGAGGTGGAACGTCACAAATTTAACATGATTGTAGGTGTCGGCTCATACAGTGATACATACGATGATGCATGCATGATCTGTGCTGATGGAGGAGAACTGATGTGCTGTGACCGTCAGAACTGCAATTCAACTCATCATTATAGGTGCATGGACATGAAG GATGTGCCTGCAAGTGATTGGTTTTGTCCTTATTGTGCGTGCAAGTTGTGTGGTAATCCCCCTCGTGAGGAGGAACTTGCGGAGACCTGTCTCCAGTGCGAGAAGAAAT ATCACAGGGAGTGCCATCCAGATAGGGAACTTGATATTAATCGCATTCCTATTATCCCGTTTTGTGAGCAAGGCTGCAAGGAG ATTTATGAGAAATTGGAGGAGATGGTCGGAGCGAGTAATAAGCTAGATGGTGGATATACTTGGACTTTACTTAGGAGAATGGAAAATGGAGATTCTGCTGCTGGAAATGGGAATATCAATATAAGAACTGAATGTCACTCAAAGCTTGCAATTGCATGGAGTCTTATGAAGGAATGCTTTGAACCCATCACTGATAGACACACTAGAATTGATGTTATTCAGAGTATAGTATACAATATCGG TTCAAACTATACTAGGATAAACTTTAGAGGATTTTACACAGCTGTCCTAGAAAAAGACGGTGAAATTATCTGTGCAGCATCACTGAG GATTCATGGGACAAAACTCGCTGAGATGCCATTTATTGCCACAAATCCAATCCATAGGCGCAAGGGAATGTGCAGAAAGCTGATGTCTGCAATTGAGTCT GCTCTTTGCTTCCTTAAAGTTGAACATCTGATCATACCATCTGTACGTCAAAAAGAGAGGGCCTGGACTAAGGGCTTTAATTTTACCCGCCTTGACGATGAAGTGAAGAAACAAATAATGTGCTACAACACAATGATGTTTCACGATTCAATCCGACTTCAGAAGGTCATGCTACCACCTGATAATGGCCAAG TGGCAAGGGAGGCTGTGATCAATGCTGGGAACCAATCAAGGAATGTGGGAATCGACTTGAACCAACAAATGGACTTGAACCGAGATTCGATAGACTTGAACCAAGAAGTGATCCACAACATGGAGTGA